Sequence from the Aquimarina sp. Aq107 genome:
TAACAAAGATTTTAATTCCTCTTCTTTTTTTATCCTAGTAATATCAGAAACATGAATTATCAAACCACCTATTTCAATATCATCTGAGTACCAAGGGCGTAACTCCCAAGACAACCACTTAGATTTGCCACTTTTAGTTTCTATTTTCTCTTCATAATTTTTAACAACATTTCCTTTTAAACAGTTGACAATATTCGTTTTCCTTGCTTCACTGATTTTAGAAAAAATCTCATAATATGATTTACCAATAATTTCAATATCTTCTATCTCATACACTTCTAACCATTTTTGAGAAGCTGCTAAATAATTCATTTTATCATCTAGCATTGCAATTGCACTAGGAGTTTGCTCTATAAAAAGTCTATTCCTCTCAAAATCCTTCTTCTTTTTAGTAATCTCTTGATGAGATCCAACCATCCATTCAGGATCCCCATTTTCATCCCAACTTACAACTTTCCCTCTATCTAAAACCCAAATCCATTCACCATTTTTGTGTCTCATTCTAAACTCACACTCGTAAAAAGGTGTTTTTTTTAGAAAATGATCTTTTAAAAGTTTATTTGATCTATCTTGATCTTCTTTAGTTGAATGTTCTAACCAAGTACTCAAAGAAATTGGTTCTAATTCTGAAAGTGAGTATCCAATCATTTCTGCCCAACGTTTATTAAGAATTGTTTCTCCTGTTTTAACATTCCATTTCCAAGTCCCTAGGCCGGTTCCATCAATTATATGTTCGAAAAAAGCTGATTGAAGTTTAAGTTCTTCTTCTTTTATTTTAATATCTGTAATATCAGTATGCGCTCCTAACATCTTAACAGGCTTCCCTTTCTTATCCCGTAACATCATACCTCTACACCGAACCCATATAGTATGTCCTAACTTGTGCCTAAATCTAACTATTTGATCATATGGGAAGGTAGGATCTTCTGCATGGCTTGCAAAATTGGCATATACATTTTTTAAATCTTCTTTAAATACAATATCCTGCCAAGAATCTACTTTATGAGGCATTTTCTTGGGATCATATCCAAATGTAGTCCAATAACTGGAGTTCATCCATACGTTTTCTGGATCTAATAAATCCCAAAACCATAACCCATCCAGCGCTCCGACTTGTAAAAAATCGAATATTGAACTTTCTTTTTTAACCAGATCGTATAATTCTTTTTGCAAATAGTGTTCCCCGCTATCCAAAATTGGATCTACATCTATCTTTTTTTCAAGTTTCATTGTCTTATTCATTTTATTATAACAGAAGGGGTATGTAAGTAGGAATTTACTTAAAATTAAGGAAAATTCCCTTAAAAAATATGTTAATAAACCTCAATAAAATTATGGGCTCAACTTTATAAATACATCTTTAGATTATCCGATATAAACTAAAACTTTAAAAAGTTAATCTAAATTAGTTGTGATAGAATTATTGATTTTAACTACATCATTTAAATTCTTGATTGTATGCGAAAGTTTAGATGATGTAATTTCGAACATCTTAATGATTTCAGATTCTTTTGCTTCAGGATTTTCCTGTAAAAACTTCTCTAAGAGTCTTTCGAAATTACCCGAATGTAATTGCAATTTATGAGATACGATATGAGCAAAATCTTTTAAACGTATGTTTTGATCTTCAGTTACTTTTAAAATTGACTTAAGCTCTCTCTCTGCTTTTTTTATATCACTAATATCGGTGGCAACACCTAAATAACCTATTATGTTTCCTTCTTCTTTTATTGCTGTAATTGTAAGCTGTACTGGAAATTGAGTCCCATCTTTTCTAACATACGTCCATTCTCTAGTATAATATTTTTCTTTATTTGCTAATTCAATAAAAACCTTAAACCCTTCTTTATATTCACCTAATTCTGTTGACAACTCAACTTCAGCCATCTTTATCTCATCTTTTAGATGAATAATAATTGGACTTTCTTTCAATAAAAGTTCATCTCTAGAATATCCCAATAAATTTTCTGCTCCTTTATTAAATATATTGATGATACCTGATGTATTTGTACCGATAATAGCAACTCTAGTACTCGACTCTAAGACTCCTTCTAATTTTGCAAGGGCCTTATGCAGTTTTCTCCTGGTTTTTATATTTTGAGTAGTATCAGTTATTTGGGAAATGAAATAAAGTGGTTTTTGGTTTTTATCCTTCACCAAAGAGACCGATAACAATGTATGGACTTCCTGACCATTTTTATGAATATATCTCTTTTCTAAATGATAATAAGGTATTTCATTTTTTAAAAGTTTATTCAATAATCCTAGATCTTTTTTCAGATCATCAGGATGGGTAATATCCTGAAAAGTCATCTTAGTAAGTTTTTCCTTAGAATATCCAATCATATTACAAACTGCATTATTCACTTCAATCCATCTTCCATCTAAACCGATTATAGCCATTCCTATTGCAGCATTTTCAAAATTACCTCTAAATGCTTCTTCACTTACTTTAAGTTTCTCTTCAGCCATTTTTCTTTCAGTAACATCATGCATTGCTATAACTGCACCTTTTATTTCTCCATCTGCTCCTATTAACTGCGAACCATTAGTCACTACTTTTCTTGTAGGACCAATTTTAGGAATTATAGTTAGTTCTTGATCTTTTACATCTTCTCCTTTTAAAGCTTTTAGTAGTGGTATTTCTTCTTCTTTTAATTGCGTTACACCATCTTTCTTGTAAAGACCATAATATTGGGATAATTCCGTAACTGGAATAGATCTTGCTGGTAAACCATGCCATTTTTTCGTTGCTTTATTAAATAATGTCAATTTACCGTTTCGATCACAGGATACTATCCCAACATTAACACTATCTAGAATAGCTTCTAAAAAAACCTTACGTTCTTCATTAATAGCTTCTGCTTTTTTTAGTTTAGAAATATCAGAAGTATGCATTAAAACTCCTGCAATTTTTCCTTCTCTATTATACCAAGGTCTGAGTTCCCAGGAAATCCATTGTATACAACCTTCATTCCCTTTAAGGCAATCTTCTTCTTTTCTAAGAACATTTCCAGTGAGACATTCTTTATAATATTCGTTCCATTTTTCTTCCATTTCTGGAAAAACTTCATACTGTGTTTTTCCAATTATATTTTGACCTACAATATTATAATCTTCAAACCATCTTCTAGATGCTGCCAAGTATCTCATATTTGTATCAAACATTGCCATCGCACTTGGAGCTTGACTTACAAACAATCTATTTTTCTCTAATGCTTTTTTATTATCCGTAATATCAACCTGGGATCCTACCAACCATTCTGGATTATCTTCTTTATCCCAGCTAATTATTTTACCTTTAACCAAAACCCATATCCATTCTCCATTTTTATGTTTTAGGCGAATTTCACATTCATAATATGGAATTCGTTTTTCATAATGTTCCTGCAATATTTTGGTTGTTTTAATATGATCTGAAGGATGCATAAAGCTAACCCAAGTATCTAGGGAAATAGGCTGTAATTCTGCAAGTGAATATCCAATAATATTAGCCCATTTTTCGTCAAACAAAACCTCTCCTGTCCTTAAATTCCATTCCCAAGAACCTTGATTTGGCCCTTCAAGAACATCCTCATATTTTTCAACTAATTCTTGTAATTTTCCTTCAGTTCTTTTCAATTTGGTAAGATCTGTATGGGTCCCTAACATTTGAATTGGTTTTCCATTATGATCTCTTATGAGCAAACCCTTAAATCGAAACCAAACAATGTGACCCAATTTATGCGTATAGCGTAGAACTTGTTCATAAGACTGAGAAAGATTTTGTGATTTTTTTTCGAGGTTTTCTAATACTTTTTTAAGATCATCACTATTAATAACATCCCGCCAAGAGGTTATTTTATTAGGCATGTGTTTTGGATCATATCCTAAAGTATTCCAAAAACTTTTGCTAACCCACTCATTACTAGGTTTTTCTATATCCCAAAACCAGAGACCATCCAATACTGAATCTTGAATAAAGTCAAAAATTTTATCTTCCTTCTTAAAAAGTTGATAGAGTTTTTCTTTTAAAAAATTTTCGTTTAGGGGAATAAAATCTCTAGACGTAGTTTCCTCGCTATAGGCCATACAATTTTGTTAAGATTAAAATGTTTGATCAGCGGGGTACTTAAATTTACGCAATATCATTAACTTTTCATTACAGAAAAACCTTTTATTTTAAAAGTTAAAACCACAACAAAAATACACGCAAAAATGAGTGTTTTACTTTTAATCATAAAATACAAATAACTCATTAACAATTATTTATGTTAAAAAAAATAATCAATTAATTACAATTGAAAAACAAACGAAGTATAAAAAAACCAACAAAAACACGTTTTTTTAAAAAGGGAAAAATCCCTAATATCGATTACGATTTAAATAAAATCAGGAAATTAATTAAAAATAAGTCGGCCAGTAAAAAATTCATCAACCTCTATTATTGGAGGTGTATTTACAGAAATCACATCACCTGTACTTCTTATTTCACCTTTTATGGATTGTTGAGGATTTACAATGATCTTATTTGTTCCTCTATGTTTTATGTTCACGTCTTGAGAAATAAGTTCACCTCCTTCAAATCGACCTGTTCCGGAAGCAAAAGTAACATTCAAAGTCTCGACATTACCTTTAATAAAAAAAGAAGCAATATTATTACCGACAACTGTTAAAACTTCGTTATCGATCTCCATGGTAAAAGTTCCTGTTATATTTCCACCCTCATTTTCAAAAAAATCTTCAGCAAACAAAACCAATGAAGGATACCTTAGTACCCCATCAGAAGAAATATCAAATTGCGTTTCACTACGAATTTCAGTAATATTTGGAGAAGTAACAAAAACTTTAGTTTGATTAAAATCTCTTACAAAGTTACAATCATTACTATTACTTAACACTAAACGATCTCCTTCAACCACCGCGGATACTTCATCCAACAAATTATCACCTGTCTCGATTACAACAGAAGCTACCTCTCCTTCTTTTAGGATCAACTCTACATTGGGGTTTACTAAGATTCTTGTAAAATCAGAAACCTCAACCTCTTGTCTTATTATATCTCCTGTTCTTTGAAAACAGTCCAACGCATTTTCAGAATCACAGGAAACCAAACACAAACCTAATATTATTATGATTACTCTTTTCACAATCTATATCCTATTGAAAATTCTACTGCTTCTGCTTTAGCCGCATGAGATCTGACAGTAATTGATCCAAATATATTTTTATTAAAATAATATCTCGCACCAAAACGATTATATACTTGTCCTTCGAAATCATATGGATAATACACATAATATCCTAACTGTGTCAAAATCGATATCCTATTAATTCGTAATTCATGTCCTAAAAAAACACCAACTCTTTTCGAATCTTCATCTCCTGTAGTTCCGTCTTCAAAATCGCCAGTTGACCTAAAATCTATAAACTTTTTTAAAGCTTCTGAAAAGAATAATTCTGCTCCTAACTGAACACTACTCTTTTTATTCAATCTCTTATCCGCAAATGCTGCAATTGTATAAAATGGATGCTGACCAGATCCCACAACATCACTTTCATTAATTCCACTACGGAACATAAAACCGTAAGAAATAGGTTCTGAACCTTTAACATCTCCTTTTTCTTTTTTAATATATTCTGGATACGTACTATCCAAGACATAATTAAATCCCGCATTAAAAACTAACGTATTTGTGCTTTTATTAGGTGCTTTAAAATTAGCATTAGAATAATGAATTACCCCAAACCCTAATTGTACTCCAAGTCCTCCTATTAAGTTTTCTTTTTTTAGGTTTAACATTGCGAAGGTAGAACTCATAAAATGAGACCCATAGGCTACATTTCTAAAATTATCATCCTCATCATATGGATTTGTATTATATGCTAATCCTTGTCCAAGCCTAAGCATTAAAACTCGTCTAAAAAAATAAAAATTATAATGAGCGTAGAGTCCGAAGTTTTCTCCTAAAAACTCATTATCCATATCTTGATAAATAAATGACACTCCATAATCGGGAGAATTATACAAACGCTGCCAGTCTTTATTTCCAAAAGTTTTTCGGTTTATTGAAAAAAGAACTCCAGAAGGATGCCCAGTAATTAAATGAGAAATATCCGGATTGTGTTTCAGGATTGTTCCATAAAAATTATTGACATCAAAACTATAATATGGTTTATCTTCTTGAGATTGTACCAAATACCCTAGAAGAAAAAGTACTAAACAAAGACGTTTTATCATTCCGACAAATGTAAGATAGCATCAGTAGGTTTCCAAAACCTTACTACTTTTTAAAATACATTTGCTGCAATTTTTTTTATATTATCAGATTTACCCATTGAATAATAATGTAAAACAGGTACTCCATATTCCATTAACTCCTTAGATTGTTGTATTGCAAATTCAACACCAACTTCTCTTACTTCTTTATTAGTTTTACAGCTCTCAACTTCCTTAACAAGTTCATCTGGCATATCTAACTTAAATACTTGGGGAAGTAATTGCAAATGTCTTTTTACAGCGACTGGTTTAATCCCTGGAATGATTGGAACATTAATCCCTGCTTCTCTTGCTCTTTCCACAAATTCAAAATATCTTTTATTATCAAAAAACATTTGGGTTACAACGTAGTCTGCACCTGCATCAACTTTATCCTTCAACCTTCTTATATCCGAATCCATAGAAGGAGCTTCTAAATGTTTTTCAGGATACCCCGCTACTCCAACACAAAAATCAGATTGGTTATCACTCTCTATAACCTCATGTAAAAACCTTCCATTATTCATGTTTACAATTTGTTCTACCAATTCATTTGCATAACAATGACCTCCTTTTGTAGGATTAAAATACTTTTCCTCCTTCATTGCATCTCCACGTAGCGCCATAACATTATCTATCCCTAAATAATGACAATCAACTAAAAGATATTCTGTTTCTTCTTTTGTGAAGCCCCCACATAATACATGGGGAATAGTGTCAACATTATACTTATGAGTTATTGAAGCACAAATCCCAACTGTTCCAGGACGCATACGTGTAAGCTTTTTATCTAGCAACCCATCTCTATCAATATAAATAAATTCTTCTCTGGAAGTAGTTACATCAATAAATGGAGGTTTAAACTCCATTAATGGATCAATATTGTTATATAACTCTTGAATACTTTTCCCTTTTTGTGGTGGTATTAGTTCAAAAGAAAATAATGTTTTTCCTTTTGCATTTTTTATATGATCTGTAACCTTCATCTAGTTTATAGTTCTTAGTTGGTAATCTTTTAATTTAGTCAATGATATTAGGACTTAACCATTTTTGCGCATATTCGAAATCAATATTTTTTCTATCGGCAAAATCCTTCACCTGATCTTCTTTTATTTTCCCTAATCCAAAATATCTAGCTTCTGGGTTTGCAAAATAATATCCCGAAACCGATGCAGCAGGCCACATAGCAAGTCCTTCTGTAAGTTCAACTCCAATTCTATCTTTGACTTGTAATACTTCCCAAATTGTTAATTTTTCTAAATGATCTGGGCAAGCTGGATATCCTGGTGCTGGTCTAATACCTTTATACGATTCTTTAATTAATTCTTCATTTGATAATTTTTCTTCTTTAGCGTATCCCCAATCTTCTTTTCGTATTTTCTGATGTAAACATTCTGCAAAAGCTTCGGCAAGACGATCTGCTAAAGCTTTAATCATTATTGAATTATAATCATCCAGATCTGCTTCAAAAGCTTCTGCAAGTTCTTTGGTTCCAAAACCAGTAGTAACACAAAAACACCCCATATAATCTTGTATCTCACTTTCTTTCGGAGCAACAAAATCAGCCAATGCAAAATTAGGTTTGCCTGCATGTTTCTTTAATTGCTGTCTTAATGTCCTGAACTTAAAGTTTTTGGATCCTGATTTAATTAAAACATCATCGTTATTCACAGTATTAGCTTCGAACAAACCATACACGGCTTTTGCTCCAAGCAATTTTTCATTAAATACTTTTTGTAATAATTCTTGTGCATCTTTATACAATGAAGCAGCTTGTTCACCGACGACTTCATCAGTTAAAATTGCTGGGTATTTACCGTGCAAATCCCAGGATCTGAAGAAAGGTGTCCAATCGATAAAAGGTTCTAGTTTTTTTAAATCAAAATCTTCAATAACCTGAACTCCTAATTTGTTTGGTTTTATAATACATGAAGAAGACCAGTCAATCTTATATTTATTTTTTCGTGCATCTTCAATAGACAAATATTCTTTTTGTTTTGTCCTTTTAAGAAACCCTTCTCTAAATTTTTCATAATCATCTTTGAGATCACCTACATATTTTTGATTACTTCTTTTATTGAGTAAATCCCCCACAACAGTAACTGCTCTGGACGCATCATTTACATGAACTACTGCATTTTTATATTGAGGATCAATCTTAACAGCAGTATGTGCTTTTGATGTAGTAGCTCCTCCTATTAGTAAAGGAACTTTAAAATTTCTACGTTCCATTTCTTTAGCTAAAAACACCATTTCGTCTAATGATGGAGTAATTAAACCGCTTAATCCAATGATATCTACTTGTTCATCAATAGCTGTTTGAATAATCTTTTCTGGGGGAACCATCACTCCCATATCCACAATTTCGTAATTATTACACCCAAGCACTACAGAGACTATATTTTTTCCAATATCATGAACATCGCCTTTTACTGTAGCCATAAGAACTTTGCCTGCTGATCCATTTCCTTGTGCTAACTGAGGATTTTTCTTTTTTTCTTCTTCAATATAGGGCAATAAATGAGCCACTGCCTTTTTCATGACTCTGGCGGATTTCACTACTTGCGGCAAGAACATTTTACCAGACCCAAATAAATCTCCAACGACGTTCATACCTGTCATCAGATTCCCTTCTATCACTTCTATAGGCTTATCAGCTGCTTGTCTTGCTTCTTCTACATCTTCAACGATATATTGATCAATCCCTTTAACGAGTGCTCTGGTAATTCTATTTTGTAGAGATTCTTCTCTCCAAGAGAGGTCAACAGTTTTTTCCTTACTAGTCCCTACAACAGTTTCTGCAAAGTCCAATAATCTTTCTGTAGCATCATCTCTTCGGTCTAAGATCACATCTTCTACATGTTCAAGGAGGTCCTTAGGAATATCATCATACACCTCTAACATTGCAGGGTTTACGATTCCCATATTCATACCAGCTTTTATGGCATGATATAAAAACACTGAATGCATTGCTTCCCGAACAGGGTTGTTTCCTCTAAAAGAAAAAGAAACATTACTAACACCTCCACTCACACTGCAATGTGGTAGGTTTTCTCGAACCCATCTTGTAGCTTCAATAAAATCAATAGCATTTTTCCGATGCTCTTCCATTCCGGTTGCAACAGGAAATATATTTAGATCAAATATGATATCCTCAGGAGGAAAATTCACCTGATTTACTAAAATATCATAAGATCTTTTTGAAATCTCAATTCGGCGTTCATAATTATCTGCTTGGCCAACCTCATCAAAAGCCATAATTATTACGGCAGCTCCATACCGTTTAATTTTTTTGGCATGAGTAATAAACTCTTCTTCACCTTCCTTAAGACTAATAGAATTTACTACACATTTTCCTTGTACCACCTGTAAACCAGCTTCGATAATATCCCATTTAGAACTATCAATCATGATAGGAACTCTTGCGATATCAGGTTCTGCCATAATTAAATTTAAAAACCTAACCATTGCTTCTTTTCCATCAATTAGACCATCATCCATATTGATATCTATCACCTGCGCGCCACCTTCTACCTGATGTCTTGCAATATCCAACGCTTCATCAAACTTTTCCTCTTTTACCAAACGTAAAAACTTACGTGATCCAGCAACATTTGTTCGTTCTCCTACATTAATAAAATTCGTTTCTGCTGAAACAATCATAGGTTCCAGTCCAGACAATTTCAGGTATTTTCTTTTTTGCTCCGTACTCATAATCTATGCTACAACTTCTACTGATCTTGGTTCATAATTTTTAGCTAAATCCGCAATCGCTTTTATATGTTCAGGTGTTGTTCCACAGCATCCTCCAATAATGTTCACTAAACTTTTATCCATATATTCCTTAATTTGAGATGCCATTTGTTCTGGAGTTTCATCGTATTCTCCAAAAGCATTTGGCAATCCCGCATTAGGGTGCGCAGAAACTCCAAAGTTTGCTTTCTGAGCTAACACTTCTAAATGGGGAGTTAATTGACTTGCCCCCAAAGCACAATTAAAGCCAACTGATAGCATTGGGATATGAGATACCGAAATTAAAAACGCTTCTGCAGTCTGTCCGGATAATGTACGACCACTTGCATCGGTTATCGTACCACTTATCATAATTGGTACTTCTATGTTCCTTTCATCTTTCACTTCTTCAATTGCGAAGAGTGCTGCTTTTGCGTTTAAAGTATCAAAAATGGTTTCAACTAAAAGAATATCAGAACCGCCATCAAGTAAAGCTTCTACTTGTTGTTTATAAGCCACTCTTAGTTCATCAAAAGTAACCGCTCTAAATCCAGGATCATTTACATCAGGAGACATACTAGCAGTTCTATTTGTCGGGCCAATCGAGCCTGCTACAAATCTGGGCTTATGAGGTTCTTTCTCTGTAAAATCATCTGCTACCTCTTTTGCTATTTTAGCAGATTGATAATTTAATTCATAGACCAACTCTTCCATCTCATAATCAGCCATAGCAATTGTAGTCCCAGAAAAAGTATTGGTTTCTATGATATCAGCTCCAGCTTCGAAATACAATCGATGTACTTCTTTTATAGCTTCGGGTTGCGTAATACTTAATAAATCATTATTACCTTGAACCGGAATCGGCCAATCTTTAAATCGTTCTCCTCTAAAATCTTCTTCTGTAAACTTATGACGTTGCAGCATAGTACCCATAGCACCATCAAGCACAAGAATTCTTTCCTCTAATATTTTTTTTATGTCTTTCATTTATCAATCTTAAGGCTAATACTCCTTAAGCCAATTTTTAAGTAACAATGAAAACACTAAGCCAAGCTTTGTGTAACATTATCAAATAATATTAAGTTTCCTTTATGAAAGGATTCTTTTAAAATATATCAAGAAAAATAAATGGAAATAGCAAAAGCTATGGTCATTGTTATCTATTTCGTTTAATATACGAATAGAACGTAGCACCTTCTTTAAGAGATAAAGGGTTGCTAAGGTATCATAGGGTCTATTCCCTCCACCTTTCTTGATAACATTTAAAATTATATGAACTAAACAGTTTTATAACTGTTGTGATTACAAATTAAAGGCATAGCCTTTTGTTTTGCAAGTTTATTCTACACTTTTAAGATTCAGGAGCTAATTCAACTTCTAAACCATCTAATTGCGGCGTAATTGGAATCTGACATCCAAGTCTACTATTATCTTCTACATAAAAGGCTTCTGCAAGCATTAAATCTTCATCTTGACTCATTTCTGGAAGCTCATGATCTGATAAAACATAACATTGACAAGATGCACACATGGCCATACCACCACAAGTCCCTTCTACCGGAAGTTCATAGGCTTTACATACTTCCATAAGGTTCATTGCCATATCAGTAGGAGCCTGTACTTCATGAATTTCTCCTTCTCTATCTTTTATCTTTATGGTAACGTCTGACATATTATCGTCTTAATCGTATATAAAATCCTCGCAAATATACCGAAAAATGATCAGTATTAATTGCGAGGATTATGATATAAAAATTTTATACTATTGCTTTTACTACTTCTTTTTTAGCTTCTTTTTTAGACCCATCAAATCCTTCGACTCCTCCAACGGTAGTATATTTCATTACATATTTCTTGTCTGGAAATATTCTTTGGTAAGCACTTTGACACATAATGGCAGCTTCATGAAATCCTGAAAGAATTAGTTTTAGCTTTCCTTTATACGTGTTAACATCTCCTATTGCATAAATACCAGGAATGTTTGTTTGGTAATCGTAGGAGTTATCTACTTTTATTGCATTTTTTTCAATTTCTAATCCCCAATCACCTATTGGTCCTAG
This genomic interval carries:
- a CDS encoding homocysteine S-methyltransferase family protein, whose product is MKDIKKILEERILVLDGAMGTMLQRHKFTEEDFRGERFKDWPIPVQGNNDLLSITQPEAIKEVHRLYFEAGADIIETNTFSGTTIAMADYEMEELVYELNYQSAKIAKEVADDFTEKEPHKPRFVAGSIGPTNRTASMSPDVNDPGFRAVTFDELRVAYKQQVEALLDGGSDILLVETIFDTLNAKAALFAIEEVKDERNIEVPIMISGTITDASGRTLSGQTAEAFLISVSHIPMLSVGFNCALGASQLTPHLEVLAQKANFGVSAHPNAGLPNAFGEYDETPEQMASQIKEYMDKSLVNIIGGCCGTTPEHIKAIADLAKNYEPRSVEVVA
- a CDS encoding 2Fe-2S iron-sulfur cluster-binding protein, yielding MSDVTIKIKDREGEIHEVQAPTDMAMNLMEVCKAYELPVEGTCGGMAMCASCQCYVLSDHELPEMSQDEDLMLAEAFYVEDNSRLGCQIPITPQLDGLEVELAPES